One genomic segment of Spirochaeta cellobiosiphila DSM 17781 includes these proteins:
- the prs gene encoding ribose-phosphate diphosphokinase translates to MSISTSSSLGILPCPGGERFAEEIIAHLKTIYLRKFDKKATLLAKRYSVPKEDIIKQTNLQNDIATTKMHLPGPIDEYRSPSFRIPANFTRFANGEFKAEILSTVRGVDLFIVQDMENHYPLTFHGSEDQQLLSVNDHFMILLVTIDAALQAGASSVTVVIPSYPYARQHKKKGREGLTASRLGKIIENSGVERIITLDIHSKEIDHTFDLLHLENLHASYQILRKLSQMIDLKEDDLVIVSPDTGAVDRNKFYAGSLKKPMAMLYKERDYSKLTSSARDSNITTTRLLGEVDGKNVFMADDMLGTGGTLIKAMEYLKSHGAKDIICGISLPFFTGSAIEVFDKAYEQGLFKAIIGTNAVYHDEVLLNRPWFISANVSNLFARAISRTHHNRSLSPLLDNRRIIRKLLSKEE, encoded by the coding sequence ATGAGTATTTCCACATCCTCTTCTCTTGGGATTTTGCCCTGCCCAGGTGGTGAAAGATTTGCCGAGGAGATTATCGCTCATCTAAAAACCATATACTTAAGAAAATTTGATAAAAAGGCTACTTTACTTGCTAAACGTTATAGTGTTCCAAAAGAAGATATCATTAAGCAAACTAACTTACAGAATGATATAGCCACAACTAAAATGCATTTGCCTGGTCCGATTGATGAATATCGATCTCCTTCTTTTCGAATACCTGCTAACTTTACAAGATTTGCTAATGGAGAGTTTAAGGCTGAAATCCTATCAACTGTACGGGGGGTCGACCTTTTCATTGTTCAGGATATGGAAAATCATTATCCCTTGACCTTTCATGGTTCAGAGGATCAACAGCTTTTAAGCGTAAATGATCACTTTATGATTCTGCTGGTAACCATTGATGCGGCTCTTCAAGCCGGAGCTTCTTCTGTTACAGTGGTTATCCCCTCCTATCCTTATGCAAGACAACATAAGAAAAAAGGGCGGGAAGGATTAACCGCTAGTCGTTTAGGTAAGATTATTGAAAATTCTGGAGTAGAGAGAATTATTACTCTGGATATTCACTCAAAAGAGATAGACCATACTTTTGATCTTCTCCATCTGGAAAATCTTCATGCTTCCTATCAAATCCTTCGTAAACTTAGTCAAATGATTGATCTTAAAGAAGATGATCTGGTTATTGTATCACCAGATACTGGTGCTGTTGACCGTAATAAGTTTTATGCTGGAAGTCTAAAAAAGCCTATGGCTATGCTTTACAAAGAGAGAGATTATTCCAAACTAACAAGCTCTGCCCGGGATTCCAATATAACCACAACAAGGTTATTGGGTGAAGTCGACGGCAAAAACGTCTTTATGGCTGATGATATGCTAGGCACAGGGGGAACCTTGATTAAAGCTATGGAATATCTGAAATCCCATGGTGCCAAAGATATCATTTGCGGTATTTCTCTACCATTCTTTACCGGTAGTGCTATTGAGGTTTTTGATAAAGCCTATGAGCAGGGACTCTTTAAAGCCATCATTGGAACAAACGCTGTTTATCATGACGAGGTATTATTAAACCGACCCTGGTTTATTAGTGCTAATGTATCGAATTTGTTTGCCCGTGCTATTAGTAGAACACATCATAACAGGAGTCTGTCTCCCTTATTGGACAATCGTAGGATTATACGTAAGCTCTTAAGTAAAGAGGAATAG